In a genomic window of Halodesulfovibrio aestuarii DSM 17919 = ATCC 29578:
- a CDS encoding DNA primase family protein, with translation MSHSKKSTHKNSASINISPSPTEDNAQTAAPELTVAEIAQLSCADLRALIQKQVEEERQQVWEQTKKNYPNKENHPKRLNDELKTPPPAVMAWKVMHVPEKRGPRIDRLMDAVRRQQLGDAELLVDLIGDRFCFDHKREVFMQFVNSHWKDDAKRQHRKEVTIMAEQFDRGSNYLFSKYKELESQIEQLSLKISQAGDEPEQADLAAIAKKRKELKQNKYNRKMLDDRAAKLRNDRRISGVINMAKSGEDTLGIEGTEWDKDHTLLPCANGIIDLKTGHLLPPDPKYKMRHASPYEYRGLHEEAPFWTDFLYKIFCNNLELLEYFERVIGYAVTGLTSHKEIYIAIGPTANNGKSSLFNTIMKVLGGYSSTISKSVLLQGNKKNDGADPALMALEGLRMAVASEPDSSETFDKEIIKQITGADEVSTRGLYESQVVLQLFCKLFVHANSVPRIKNADRALFERMRLIPFNARFTKNLKEVDEAKHIYHAKPSNTVNDKIEEEAPGILSWLVRCARTFLSDLDLTPPLIVRHEVESYTEDNDPIGAWVDDWCEVHPHDSNVRTKANDLYESFKCYCMEELKINEKYLMNNKGFGSQLTQRFKKKKIKIFYYFGISIKAGFKAEERPSLPK, from the coding sequence CACAGCTCAGCTGCGCAGATCTGCGCGCGCTGATCCAGAAGCAAGTGGAGGAAGAGCGCCAGCAAGTTTGGGAACAGACAAAGAAAAACTACCCGAACAAAGAGAACCATCCCAAACGCCTTAATGATGAGCTCAAGACTCCACCGCCGGCTGTGATGGCTTGGAAAGTTATGCATGTTCCAGAAAAACGCGGCCCAAGAATTGACCGCCTAATGGATGCCGTGCGCCGTCAGCAATTGGGGGATGCAGAATTATTGGTTGATTTGATCGGAGACAGATTTTGTTTTGATCACAAGCGAGAAGTATTTATGCAGTTTGTCAATTCTCATTGGAAAGACGATGCAAAAAGACAGCACCGCAAAGAAGTTACTATTATGGCAGAGCAGTTTGATCGGGGAAGTAACTATCTATTTTCAAAATATAAAGAACTTGAATCTCAGATAGAACAACTTTCTCTCAAGATTTCCCAAGCTGGAGACGAACCAGAGCAGGCAGACTTAGCAGCAATTGCAAAGAAGAGAAAAGAACTCAAACAAAACAAGTACAATAGAAAAATGCTTGATGATCGTGCCGCAAAACTCCGCAATGATCGTCGTATTTCCGGCGTAATCAATATGGCTAAAAGCGGCGAAGACACGCTTGGTATTGAAGGTACTGAGTGGGACAAGGATCATACTCTGCTGCCTTGTGCTAACGGCATCATCGACTTGAAGACAGGCCACCTCTTACCGCCAGACCCAAAATACAAAATGCGCCATGCTTCACCATATGAATACCGTGGCTTGCATGAAGAGGCTCCATTCTGGACTGACTTTCTGTACAAAATTTTTTGTAATAATTTGGAATTACTTGAATATTTTGAACGAGTCATTGGCTATGCAGTTACCGGCCTTACCAGTCATAAAGAAATCTACATCGCCATTGGCCCCACAGCCAACAACGGTAAATCGAGTTTATTTAATACAATCATGAAGGTTCTAGGTGGATACAGTTCCACTATCAGTAAGAGCGTATTACTTCAGGGCAACAAAAAAAACGACGGTGCAGACCCTGCCTTAATGGCACTTGAGGGGTTGCGCATGGCTGTAGCATCTGAGCCAGACAGCAGCGAAACCTTTGATAAAGAAATCATTAAGCAGATTACCGGTGCAGATGAAGTTAGTACACGTGGCCTGTATGAATCACAGGTAGTTCTACAACTGTTTTGCAAATTGTTCGTTCACGCAAACTCTGTTCCCCGAATTAAAAATGCTGACCGAGCATTATTCGAACGTATGCGCTTAATCCCATTCAATGCACGCTTCACAAAGAACCTTAAAGAAGTCGATGAAGCCAAGCACATCTATCACGCTAAACCAAGCAATACTGTCAACGACAAGATAGAAGAAGAAGCCCCCGGCATATTGTCTTGGCTTGTCCGCTGTGCTCGAACTTTCCTCTCTGATCTTGACCTTACCCCACCACTAATAGTGAGGCATGAAGTCGAATCTTATACCGAAGATAACGACCCCATTGGGGCATGGGTTGACGATTGGTGCGAAGTGCATCCGCATGACTCAAATGTACGAACAAAAGCCAATGATCTTTATGAATCATTCAAGTGCTACTGCATGGAAGAACTCAAGATAAACGAGAAGTATCTCATGAATAATAAAGGCTTTGGCTCTCAACTGACACAGCGTTTTAAGAAAAAGAAAATAAAAATTTTCTACTACTTCGGCATAAGCATCAAAGCTGGTTTCAAAGCTGAAGAACG